A genomic segment from Triticum dicoccoides isolate Atlit2015 ecotype Zavitan chromosome 1A, WEW_v2.0, whole genome shotgun sequence encodes:
- the LOC119282575 gene encoding ras-related protein RABE1c-like produces MAAPPARARADYDYLIKLLLIGDSGVGKSCLLLRFSDGSFTTSFITTIGIDFKIRTIELDQKRIKLQIWDTAGQERFRTITTAYYRGAMGILLVYDVTDESSFNNIRNWIRNIEQHASDNVNKILIGNKADMDESKRAVPTAKGQALADEYGIKFFETSAKTNLNVEQVFFSIARDIKQRLAETDSKPEDKTIKINKAEGGDAPAASGSACCGS; encoded by the exons ATGGCTGCGCCGCCGGCGAGGGCCCGGGCCGACTACGACTACCTCATCAAGCTCCTCCTCATCGGGGACAGCG GTGTTGGCAAGAGTTGCCTCCTTCTGCGGTTCTCTGATGGCTCCTTCACTACGAGCTTTATTACCACGATCGG TATTGACTTTAAGATCAGAACAATAGAGCTGGATCAGAAACGTATTAAGCTACAAATATGGGACACGGCTGGTCAAGAACGTTTCCGGACTATTACCACTG CGTATTACCGTGGAGCCATGGGTATCCTGCTTGTTTATGATGTCACCGATGAGTCATCTTTCAACA ACATAAGGAACTGGATCCGGAACATCGAGCAGCATGCCTCTGACAATGTCAACAAAATTTTGATTGGCAACAAGGCTGATATGGATGAGAGTAAAAGG GCTGTACCTACTGCGAAGGGGCAAGCTTTGGCTGATGAATACGGCATCAAGTTCTTTGAAACT AGTGCCAAGACAAACCTCAACGTGGAGCAAGTTTTCTTCTCCATTGCCCGCGACATTAAGCAGAGGCTTGCTGAGACCGATTCCAAGCCTGAG GACAAGACCATCAAGATTAACAAGGCAGAAGGCGGCGACGCCCCGGCAGCTTCGGGGTCTGCCTGCTGTGGCTCTTAA
- the LOC119282586 gene encoding 40S ribosomal protein S15a-1, which yields MVRVSVLNDALKSMYNAEKRGKRQVMIRPSSKVIIKFLIVMQKHGYIGEFEYVDDHRSGKIVVELNGRLNKCGVISPRFDVGVKEIEGWTARLLPSRQFGYIVLTTSAGIMDHEEARRKNVGGKVLGFFY from the exons ATGGTGAGGGTTAGCGTCCTGAACGATGCTCTCAAGAGCATGTACAACGCTGAGAAGCGTGGCAAGAGGCAGGTCATGATCAGGCCCTCCTCAAAGGTGATCATCAAGTTCCTCATCGTCATGCAGAAGCACG GTTACATTGGTGAGTTTGAGTATGTTGATGACCACAGATCTGGCAAGATTGTTGTGGAGTTGAACGGGAGACTGAACAAGTGTGGAGTCATCAGTCCCCGCTTTGATGTTGGTGTCAAGGAGATTGAGGGGTGGACCGCCAGGCTGCTTCCATCTCGTCAG TTTGGCTACATCGTCCTGACAACCTCTGCTGGCATCATGGATCACGAGGAAGCCAGGAGGAAGAACGTTGGTGGCAAAGTGCTAGGCTTTTTCTACTGA